CTGGTGTTCCAGTCGAGACGTGCCACACCCATGGCACTCAGGGTGGCGTCGAGCGAGCCGAGGTTGTCGGCGTCGGTGCCGAGCACGGCCGGCAGATACGCCGCCGCCGTGGCCGCCGTGGCCGCCGTGGCCGCCGTGGCGGCAGCCGGAACCGCTGTGGCTGCCAGCACCGCCGGAACGATACCCGCCGCCGCTAGCGTCGCGGCGACGAGCAGCCGGACAAACCGTCCTTGCCGTAATCCTTGCATGGTATTCCCCCGTCTCGGTGCCAACAGGCACCGTGGTGTGCCTGTTGGTAGGGCTAAGGGTCAGGAGCCCAGGAGACCAACAGGTAGGTCTTTATACCACAATATATTTCCTTGTACAAGGCAAACGGGGCTTAGATCGAATTCCCAATGCTCGAAATCGGTCCAAATACACTAATCACAATGAATCCCACCATACCCCCCAGCACAATGATCAAAATCGGCTCAATGATCGAGGTAATGCCCGACACCACCGTATCCACCTCTTTTTCATAGAATTCCGCCAGCTTCAGCAAAATCGAATCCAGCTGCCCCGTCTCCTCGCCCACGCTCAGCATCTGGCCTACGATCGCCGGGAAGTTTTTCGAAGCCCGGATGTGCTCGCTCATCGGCCGGCCGTTTTTCACCTTTTGTGCCACTTCCGCCAGCTCGTCTTGGTACACACTATTGCCCAGCGCCGTCTTGGTCGCATTAATCGCGTCGAGCACCGAAATCCCCGAGGCCATCAGCGAGCCAAAGGTGCGCGAAAACCGCGCAATGTTGACCTTCACGATGATCGGCCCAAAAATCGGCGCCTTCAAAATCAATCGGTCAATCGTGCGCTTGCCCCCCGGCGTCTTGCGCCAGCGAATAAACAGCACCACTGCCGCCACAAACCCGCCAATCACAAAATACCAGTCGTTTACCAAAAAATGCGAAATCGCCAGCATGATTTTGGTGTAAATCGGCAGCTGTGCCCCCGCGTCTTCAAAAATGCTCGAAAGCTTCGGCACGATCACCGTCATCAAAAAGAAAAACGCGCTCACCGTGGCCGTCGTAATGACCGCCGGATAAATCATGGCGCTGCGCACCTTGCTCACCACCTCGGCGTCTTTTTCTTGCTGCGTCGCCAGCCGGTCGAGCACCTGATCCAAAATACCGCCGGTCTCCCCGGCCTTCACCATGTTCACGTAGATCGGATTGAACACCTCCGGGTGTACCGCCAGTGCGCTGGCCAGCGTCGAGCCCCCTTCCACCTGTTTCGACACCTCCGCCACCGTTTTTTTAAGTTTTTGGCTCTCCGTTTGTTCGCGCAAAATGTTCAGCGATTGCACGATCGGCACGCCGGCGTTAATCATGGTGGCAAACTGGCGGCTGAAGACCACTTTGTCTTGGAGGCGCACCCCTTTGCCAAGCGATAATCCGCCGGTCAGGAGGCCTTTGAGCCCGGGCCCTTTTTCGCCCGCAGCTTCTTTGACAAGAATCGGCGTCAGGCCCTTTTCCACCAGGCTGGCCGTAGCTGCTGGGCGGTCCGCCGCAAAGACCGAGCCCTTCGTGATGGCGCCGCTTTTATCCCGCGCGCT
This portion of the Candidatus Saccharimonadia bacterium genome encodes:
- a CDS encoding type II secretion system F family protein — its product is MGQFSYSARDKSGAITKGSVFAADRPAATASLVEKGLTPILVKEAAGEKGPGLKGLLTGGLSLGKGVRLQDKVVFSRQFATMINAGVPIVQSLNILREQTESQKLKKTVAEVSKQVEGGSTLASALAVHPEVFNPIYVNMVKAGETGGILDQVLDRLATQQEKDAEVVSKVRSAMIYPAVITTATVSAFFFLMTVIVPKLSSIFEDAGAQLPIYTKIMLAISHFLVNDWYFVIGGFVAAVVLFIRWRKTPGGKRTIDRLILKAPIFGPIIVKVNIARFSRTFGSLMASGISVLDAINATKTALGNSVYQDELAEVAQKVKNGRPMSEHIRASKNFPAIVGQMLSVGEETGQLDSILLKLAEFYEKEVDTVVSGITSIIEPILIIVLGGMVGFIVISVFGPISSIGNSI